Proteins co-encoded in one Opitutus terrae PB90-1 genomic window:
- a CDS encoding type I phosphomannose isomerase catalytic subunit, whose protein sequence is MRDVLRFEPIYQDRVWGGRVLESTFGRTLPAERPIGESWEIVDRPEAQSIVKFGTHKGSTLRQLIEARAADIMGPKWPADRRFPLLVKWLDCRERLSLQVHPPAAAAAELGGEPKTENWYIAHSSADAKLLVGLQRGVTREQFERAIADNTLEQCIHQFRVAAGDSILVHSGQVHAIDAGNLILEIQQNSDTTYRVYDWGRVGLDGKPRQLHIDQSLRSILWDDFEPAPVRGAPTSGVIASCAEFTIRRLVLGTGERFSVHAEEQPRVLSVVSGSVRIGNENTSASRAPFGQVLACGENVLLPYAGAFTFSAASTSILLLTEDFCG, encoded by the coding sequence ATGCGAGACGTCCTTCGGTTTGAGCCCATCTATCAGGACCGCGTTTGGGGGGGCCGCGTGCTCGAATCGACTTTTGGACGAACCCTCCCGGCCGAACGTCCGATCGGCGAGAGCTGGGAGATCGTGGATCGGCCGGAAGCGCAATCGATCGTGAAGTTCGGCACGCATAAAGGCAGCACCTTGCGTCAGCTGATCGAAGCTCGCGCGGCCGACATAATGGGCCCGAAGTGGCCGGCGGATCGCCGGTTTCCGCTCCTGGTGAAGTGGCTCGATTGCCGTGAGCGGCTGAGCTTGCAGGTCCATCCCCCGGCCGCCGCCGCGGCGGAGCTCGGCGGTGAGCCGAAGACGGAGAACTGGTATATTGCGCATTCGAGCGCCGACGCGAAGCTGCTGGTCGGGCTGCAGCGGGGCGTGACGCGCGAGCAGTTCGAGCGTGCGATCGCCGACAACACGCTGGAGCAGTGCATTCACCAGTTCCGGGTGGCGGCGGGCGACTCGATTCTCGTGCACAGTGGACAGGTTCATGCGATTGATGCGGGCAATCTGATTCTCGAGATCCAACAGAACTCCGACACGACTTATCGCGTTTATGACTGGGGTCGCGTGGGGCTGGATGGAAAACCGCGCCAGCTGCACATCGATCAGTCGCTGCGCTCCATCCTGTGGGACGATTTCGAACCGGCTCCGGTCCGCGGTGCGCCGACCTCCGGCGTGATTGCCAGCTGCGCTGAGTTTACCATCCGACGGTTGGTGCTGGGCACGGGCGAACGGTTTTCCGTACACGCCGAGGAGCAGCCGCGGGTGCTCAGTGTGGTCAGCGGGTCCGTGCGTATCGGGAACGAGAACACCTCCGCGAGCCGGGCGCCGTTTGGCCAAGTGCTGGCCTGCGGTGAAAACGTGCTGTTGCCCTACGCGGGGGCGTTCACCTTCAGCGCGGCGAGCACGTCCATTCTGCTGCTGACCGAAGATTTTTGCGGTTAG
- a CDS encoding nucleotide exchange factor GrpE, which produces MSSSESTDLLNTSENPASEGKGAAPLTPESAATPPTPAADALAAAKKEAADNYDRYLRAVADLENFRRRTTREKDDLRQFAAARVLEDLLPVMDNLSLALKAAKHPGADAASVASGVEMVLTQLKTGLANHGLKEVDPAGQLFDANFHEAVSAQPSQDVPEGHVQTVVRTGYVLNGRLLRPATVVVSSGAPKQEGQKS; this is translated from the coding sequence ATGTCATCTTCCGAATCCACCGATCTCCTCAATACCAGCGAAAACCCCGCTTCCGAAGGGAAGGGCGCCGCTCCGCTGACGCCGGAGTCGGCCGCGACCCCGCCGACGCCGGCGGCCGACGCCTTGGCCGCGGCAAAAAAGGAAGCGGCGGACAACTACGACCGGTATCTGCGGGCGGTGGCGGATCTCGAGAATTTCCGTCGGCGCACCACGCGGGAAAAGGACGACCTGCGGCAGTTCGCCGCCGCGCGCGTGCTCGAAGATCTCCTGCCAGTGATGGACAACCTTTCCCTCGCGTTGAAGGCGGCCAAACACCCCGGCGCGGACGCGGCCTCGGTGGCAAGCGGCGTCGAGATGGTGCTGACGCAGCTCAAAACCGGTTTGGCCAATCACGGGCTGAAGGAAGTGGATCCGGCGGGGCAGCTGTTCGACGCAAACTTCCACGAAGCGGTCTCCGCGCAACCGAGCCAAGACGTGCCCGAGGGGCACGTGCAAACCGTGGTGCGCACCGGCTATGTCTTGAACGGCCGGCTGCTGCGGCCGGCGACCGTCGTGGTCTCGAGCGGAGCTCCGAAGCAGGAGGGGCAAAAGAGCTGA
- the dnaJ gene encoding molecular chaperone DnaJ, with the protein MAKDDYYELLGVQKGASEEELKKAYRKKAVQYHPDKNPGNKEAEEMFKKISHAYEVLKDPEKRAAYDRYGPAAFEGAGAGAGMGGMRGGGGFHDPFDIFREVFGQQGGMGGGIFEEMFGGGRGGGGQDGADLRYDLEITLEEAARGAEKEISFRKLVACERCDGSGAEPGSKRVTCPTCRGAGQVRRSGGIITFTQTCPTCGGMGTKIEKPCTVCHGEGRVRRTTKLNVRIPPGVDNGSRLRSSGNGEAGVAGGQNGDLYIVISVQEHELFERQGDDLFCEIPIKFTLATLGGTIEVPTLFGKASLKIPVGTQSGTTFRLRDKGMPSLRGGRQGDQLVRVHVEVPQSLTPEQRKILEDFARVSGDASEPTSRSFFEKAKKFF; encoded by the coding sequence ATGGCGAAGGACGACTATTACGAGCTGCTCGGCGTGCAGAAGGGCGCTTCCGAAGAGGAACTCAAGAAAGCTTACCGCAAGAAGGCGGTGCAATACCATCCGGACAAAAACCCCGGCAACAAAGAGGCCGAGGAGATGTTCAAGAAGATCTCCCACGCCTACGAGGTGCTGAAGGATCCGGAGAAACGGGCGGCCTACGATCGCTATGGTCCGGCCGCGTTCGAGGGCGCTGGTGCTGGTGCGGGAATGGGCGGCATGCGCGGCGGCGGCGGCTTCCATGATCCGTTCGACATTTTCCGCGAAGTCTTCGGTCAGCAGGGCGGCATGGGCGGTGGCATCTTCGAGGAAATGTTCGGCGGCGGCCGCGGCGGTGGTGGTCAGGATGGCGCGGACCTGCGCTACGATCTGGAGATCACGCTCGAGGAAGCGGCGCGCGGGGCCGAAAAGGAGATTTCATTTCGCAAGCTCGTCGCCTGCGAGCGCTGCGATGGATCGGGCGCCGAACCCGGATCGAAACGCGTCACGTGTCCCACCTGCCGCGGCGCGGGGCAGGTGCGTCGCTCGGGCGGCATCATTACGTTTACGCAGACCTGTCCGACCTGCGGCGGGATGGGCACGAAGATCGAGAAGCCGTGCACGGTTTGCCACGGCGAGGGCCGCGTGCGCAGGACGACCAAGCTGAATGTGCGGATCCCCCCTGGGGTGGACAACGGGTCGCGACTGCGCTCATCAGGCAACGGCGAAGCGGGCGTGGCGGGCGGGCAGAATGGGGACCTTTACATCGTGATCTCGGTGCAGGAGCACGAGCTGTTCGAGCGGCAGGGCGACGACCTCTTCTGCGAGATTCCGATCAAGTTCACGCTCGCGACGCTCGGCGGCACGATCGAGGTGCCGACGTTGTTCGGCAAAGCCTCGCTGAAGATCCCGGTCGGGACGCAGAGCGGTACGACGTTCCGGCTGCGCGACAAAGGCATGCCGTCGCTGCGCGGCGGCCGGCAGGGGGACCAACTCGTGCGGGTGCACGTGGAAGTGCCGCAGTCGCTCACGCCCGAACAGAGGAAGATTCTCGAAGATTTCGCCCGCGTGAGCGGCGACGCGAGCGAACCCACGTCGCGCAGTTTTTTCGAAAAAGCGAAGAAGTTCTTCTGA
- a CDS encoding sodium:solute symporter family transporter: MQLAWVDYLILGLYFVFVLGIGWILRKYIKTSSDFFESGRSLPAWICALGFIGANLGAQEVMGMAASGAKYGIATSHFYWVGAIPAMVFVGIFMMPFYYGSKARSVPEYLKLRFDEKTRVFNAASFAFMTVFSSGISMHALALLLQAVLGWNYDLCIVLSSAIVLIYIYTGGLTSAIYNEVLQFFLIVLGFLPLVLLGLNDIGGWDGLMTQLNGYSADKGMPGAWSHSWAHMGDATANPMGVEWFGLIMGLGFVLSFGYWCTDFLVIQRAMAAKDMNAARRTPLIAAIPKMFFPALVILPGMLAIALFHKGGTDLALPVDANGTPDYNMVVPAMLAKYFPNGLLGVGLTALMASFMSGMAGNVTAFNTVWTYDLYQGHINKSASDAHLVKVGRITTVVGLLISAACAYLARQFNNIMDMLQLVFGFVNAPLFAIFLLGMFWRRATGHGSFFGLLIGTVSAMIFHGLTLPVGEAVGIKGGWISVQGTFTSSMAQNFWMAICAFVGCFVATAAISLATKPNRTDDELRGLVYSLTEKPKDEHGAPWYAKPMALGALVLAATLVLNIIFW, from the coding sequence CTGCAACTCGCCTGGGTCGACTACCTGATCCTCGGGCTTTATTTCGTCTTCGTTCTGGGGATCGGTTGGATTCTCCGGAAATACATCAAGACGAGCTCGGACTTTTTCGAATCGGGCCGTTCGCTGCCGGCGTGGATTTGCGCGCTGGGATTTATCGGCGCCAACCTCGGCGCACAGGAGGTGATGGGCATGGCGGCGTCGGGCGCGAAATACGGCATCGCCACCAGCCACTTTTACTGGGTCGGCGCCATTCCCGCGATGGTCTTCGTCGGCATTTTCATGATGCCGTTCTACTACGGCTCGAAGGCGCGCTCGGTCCCCGAATACCTGAAGCTCCGGTTCGACGAGAAGACCCGCGTGTTCAACGCGGCGTCGTTCGCGTTCATGACGGTGTTCTCGTCCGGCATCTCGATGCACGCGCTGGCGCTGCTGCTGCAGGCGGTGCTCGGTTGGAACTACGATCTGTGCATTGTGCTCTCGAGCGCGATCGTGTTGATCTACATCTACACGGGCGGGCTGACCTCGGCGATCTACAACGAGGTGCTACAGTTCTTCCTGATCGTGCTCGGTTTCCTTCCCTTGGTGCTGCTCGGGCTGAACGACATTGGCGGTTGGGACGGCCTGATGACGCAGCTGAACGGATACTCCGCCGACAAGGGCATGCCCGGCGCGTGGAGCCATTCGTGGGCGCACATGGGCGACGCGACGGCGAATCCGATGGGCGTCGAGTGGTTCGGGCTGATCATGGGCCTCGGGTTCGTGCTCTCGTTTGGCTACTGGTGTACGGATTTCCTGGTAATTCAACGCGCCATGGCCGCCAAGGACATGAATGCGGCGCGGCGCACGCCCTTGATCGCGGCGATCCCGAAGATGTTCTTCCCCGCGCTGGTGATCCTGCCGGGCATGCTGGCGATCGCGCTCTTCCACAAGGGCGGAACGGATCTGGCCTTGCCGGTGGACGCGAACGGAACACCGGACTACAACATGGTGGTGCCGGCGATGCTCGCGAAGTATTTCCCGAACGGGCTGCTCGGCGTCGGGCTGACGGCGTTGATGGCTTCGTTCATGTCCGGCATGGCTGGCAACGTGACCGCGTTCAACACGGTGTGGACCTACGATCTTTATCAGGGACACATCAACAAAAGCGCATCCGACGCCCACCTCGTGAAGGTGGGTCGGATCACGACGGTGGTCGGGCTTCTGATCAGCGCAGCGTGTGCTTATCTTGCGCGGCAGTTCAACAACATCATGGACATGCTGCAGCTGGTCTTCGGATTCGTGAACGCGCCGCTGTTCGCGATCTTTCTGCTCGGTATGTTCTGGCGCCGGGCCACGGGCCACGGCTCGTTCTTCGGTCTGCTGATTGGCACGGTGTCGGCGATGATCTTCCACGGTCTCACGCTGCCAGTGGGCGAGGCGGTCGGCATCAAGGGCGGCTGGATTTCGGTCCAAGGGACGTTCACCAGCTCGATGGCGCAAAACTTCTGGATGGCGATCTGCGCGTTCGTCGGCTGCTTCGTTGCCACGGCCGCGATCTCACTGGCGACCAAACCGAACCGGACCGACGACGAACTGCGAGGGCTGGTCTATTCGCTCACCGAGAAGCCCAAGGACGAGCACGGCGCGCCATGGTATGCTAAACCGATGGCTCTCGGTGCGCTGGTGCTCGCGGCGACGCTCGTGCTCAACATCATCTTCTGGTAA
- the purN gene encoding phosphoribosylglycinamide formyltransferase yields the protein MRVVVLGSGRGSNAEALLNAQKADRLGRARVVQIFADRPDAGILELGPRFGVAAQFLDPAPFKTKLEGEAEARYIAAVRGCQPDIVVLAGFMRVLKPGFLAAFEGKIINLHPSLLPSFPGLDGIGQAWRRGVKVTGCTVHYVTGEVDGGPIIDQAAVRIEPGDTLESLTTKIHAAEHALLPAVVARLSQQPPAAAPSR from the coding sequence ATGCGAGTGGTCGTTCTCGGTTCCGGCCGCGGCTCAAACGCCGAGGCTCTCCTCAACGCGCAAAAAGCCGACCGGCTCGGGCGTGCGCGCGTCGTGCAGATTTTTGCCGACCGCCCCGATGCGGGGATTCTGGAACTGGGACCACGCTTCGGAGTCGCCGCGCAGTTTCTCGATCCAGCCCCATTCAAGACCAAGCTTGAAGGCGAGGCGGAGGCGCGCTACATCGCCGCGGTGCGGGGATGTCAGCCTGACATCGTCGTGCTCGCGGGATTCATGCGCGTGCTGAAACCGGGCTTTCTGGCCGCGTTCGAAGGCAAGATCATCAACCTGCATCCGAGCCTCCTGCCCAGTTTCCCGGGACTGGATGGAATCGGGCAGGCTTGGCGACGCGGAGTGAAAGTCACGGGCTGCACGGTCCACTACGTGACTGGCGAGGTCGACGGCGGCCCGATCATCGATCAAGCGGCGGTGCGGATTGAGCCAGGCGATACGCTGGAGTCGCTGACGACGAAGATTCACGCAGCCGAGCACGCATTGTTGCCGGCGGTCGTCGCGCGACTCAGTCAGCAGCCGCCCGCAGCGGCGCCATCCCGATGA
- a CDS encoding 50S ribosomal protein L11 methyltransferase: MSLVEVRVEIPSAEAEAVNELLLEQELAAWSVFEDVVVGRAWLIGLFPDQTAARDAAAALRPLLPLAAQAEPGYREMAESEWRDSYKTHFHPWQFGRLHWVPVWQRETYVLPAGHHALWLDPGLAFGTGNHETTRLCVERLVALADEFGTAGLVVDAGCGSGILALSAAKLGFRDVVGFDNDLEAVRVSEENAVLNELNGQVRFFVGDLVSGLKDVQAQVLMANILADVLIRYASHLVQAVRPGGVLILSGILATEVAQVRAAFGQEAPDWAIESKTMGDWSDLELRRPAGVLEL, encoded by the coding sequence ATGAGCTTGGTCGAGGTGCGGGTGGAGATTCCGTCGGCCGAGGCGGAGGCGGTGAATGAACTGCTGCTCGAGCAGGAACTCGCCGCATGGAGCGTGTTCGAGGACGTGGTCGTTGGCCGGGCCTGGCTGATCGGTCTCTTTCCTGACCAGACGGCGGCGCGCGACGCTGCTGCCGCGTTGCGACCACTACTGCCGTTGGCCGCGCAAGCTGAACCGGGTTACCGCGAAATGGCGGAGTCCGAGTGGCGGGACAGCTACAAGACGCATTTTCATCCCTGGCAGTTCGGACGACTGCACTGGGTGCCTGTGTGGCAGCGGGAGACGTACGTTCTGCCAGCTGGCCACCACGCTCTGTGGTTGGATCCCGGTTTGGCGTTTGGCACTGGCAATCACGAGACGACCCGCCTTTGCGTCGAGCGCTTGGTCGCTCTCGCGGACGAGTTCGGTACGGCCGGTCTGGTGGTGGACGCCGGTTGCGGATCCGGTATTCTGGCGTTGTCCGCGGCGAAGCTCGGGTTTCGCGACGTCGTTGGTTTTGACAACGATCTGGAAGCGGTACGCGTCAGCGAGGAAAACGCCGTGCTGAACGAACTGAACGGACAGGTGCGCTTTTTCGTCGGTGATCTCGTGAGCGGGCTAAAGGACGTCCAAGCGCAGGTGCTGATGGCGAATATCCTCGCGGACGTGCTGATTCGCTACGCTTCACACCTAGTGCAGGCTGTACGCCCGGGCGGAGTGCTCATTCTAAGCGGTATTTTGGCCACGGAGGTGGCTCAGGTGCGGGCAGCGTTCGGCCAAGAGGCCCCGGACTGGGCGATCGAATCAAAGACGATGGGCGATTGGAGCGACTTGGAGCTCCGCCGTCCCGCCGGCGTACTTGAGTTGTAG
- the accC gene encoding acetyl-CoA carboxylase biotin carboxylase subunit produces the protein MIQKILIANRGEIALRIVRACRELGIKTLAVYSEADVQSLHVQLADEAICIGGNKSADSYLRADRIISAAEIADVDAIHPGYGFLSENPKFAEQCESCNIKFIGPKSKSIRMMGDKSIAKETVRKAGVPIVPGSDGPVGSEADATKIARKIGYPVIIKAVAGGGGRGMRIAHNDVSFAKEYHTARSEAEKAFGNGAVYVEKYIEKPRHIEFQILADSHGKVIHLGERDCSVQRRHQKLIEESPSPFLSADLRKKMGKAAVRAAEAAEYENAGTIEFLVDAKGNYYFIEMNTRIQVEHPVTEEVTGIDLIKQQIRVANGEKLEFDQGDIKFEKHAIECRINAEDPARNFVPSPGTIGLYYAPGGHGVRVDSHVYSGYTIPPYYDSMIGKLISYGSTRKVALERMYRALSEYLIRGIKTTIPLHKAIMADPTFIEGKATTAYMEDFMSRTPPDLFS, from the coding sequence ATGATTCAAAAAATCCTCATCGCGAACCGCGGTGAAATCGCGTTGCGCATCGTGCGGGCTTGCCGGGAACTTGGGATCAAGACCCTGGCCGTCTACTCCGAAGCCGACGTCCAGTCGCTCCATGTGCAACTCGCCGACGAGGCGATCTGCATCGGCGGAAACAAAAGTGCCGACAGCTATCTACGGGCCGACCGGATCATCAGCGCGGCGGAGATTGCGGACGTTGACGCCATTCACCCGGGCTATGGGTTTCTGTCGGAGAACCCCAAATTCGCTGAGCAATGCGAGTCGTGTAACATCAAGTTTATCGGCCCGAAGTCTAAGTCCATCCGCATGATGGGGGATAAGTCGATTGCCAAGGAGACGGTTCGTAAGGCCGGCGTGCCGATCGTCCCGGGCTCCGATGGTCCCGTCGGCTCAGAAGCGGATGCCACCAAGATCGCCCGAAAGATCGGCTACCCTGTTATCATCAAGGCGGTGGCTGGCGGCGGCGGACGGGGGATGCGCATTGCCCACAATGATGTGTCCTTCGCCAAAGAGTATCATACCGCCCGCAGCGAAGCGGAAAAAGCCTTCGGCAATGGTGCGGTCTACGTTGAGAAATACATCGAGAAGCCGCGGCATATCGAATTTCAAATCTTGGCGGACTCCCATGGGAAGGTGATCCACCTCGGCGAACGAGACTGCTCGGTGCAACGCCGCCACCAAAAGCTGATCGAGGAGTCTCCTTCGCCTTTTCTCTCGGCGGACCTGCGAAAAAAGATGGGCAAGGCCGCCGTGCGAGCCGCGGAAGCTGCGGAATATGAGAACGCAGGCACCATCGAATTCCTCGTCGATGCCAAGGGTAACTACTACTTCATCGAGATGAACACGCGGATTCAGGTCGAGCACCCCGTCACCGAAGAGGTCACCGGAATCGACTTGATCAAGCAGCAGATCCGCGTCGCGAACGGCGAGAAGCTCGAATTCGACCAAGGCGACATCAAGTTCGAAAAGCACGCGATCGAGTGCCGGATCAACGCCGAGGATCCCGCTCGCAACTTCGTGCCCTCGCCGGGCACAATAGGGCTCTACTATGCGCCCGGCGGCCATGGGGTTCGGGTAGACTCGCATGTCTACTCGGGGTACACGATTCCGCCCTATTATGATTCGATGATCGGCAAGTTGATCTCCTACGGCTCGACGCGAAAGGTGGCATTGGAACGGATGTATCGCGCGCTCAGCGAGTATCTGATCCGCGGGATCAAAACGACGATCCCGCTGCACAAGGCGATCATGGCGGATCCCACTTTCATCGAGGGCAAAGCCACGACGGCTTACATGGAAGATTTTATGAGCCGGACACCGCCGGACTTGTTTTCCTAA
- the accB gene encoding acetyl-CoA carboxylase biotin carboxyl carrier protein produces MKRSELTEFAVEEEGFKLKIRRGVNGVPVVSGGRTSNPPFVALTESGAVSLAAGPQSANGSLTQPAAPKEEEGVSYIKSPMVGTFYRAPSPESKPFADVGLKVIENTPVCIIEAMKIMNEIQAETKGIVVEILVENGQPVEYGQRLFKVKQG; encoded by the coding sequence ATGAAACGCTCGGAGCTAACCGAGTTCGCGGTCGAGGAAGAGGGCTTCAAGCTAAAGATAAGGCGCGGCGTGAACGGCGTGCCGGTGGTAAGCGGGGGGAGGACATCGAATCCTCCCTTCGTCGCGTTGACTGAAAGCGGGGCCGTCAGCCTAGCTGCCGGGCCGCAATCGGCGAACGGGTCACTGACCCAACCTGCTGCGCCCAAGGAAGAAGAAGGCGTTTCCTATATCAAGTCCCCGATGGTGGGAACGTTTTACCGTGCCCCTTCACCCGAGAGCAAACCGTTCGCCGACGTTGGTCTGAAAGTGATCGAGAACACGCCTGTCTGCATCATCGAGGCGATGAAAATCATGAACGAAATCCAAGCCGAGACGAAGGGGATCGTTGTCGAAATTCTCGTCGAGAACGGGCAGCCCGTCGAATACGGCCAAAGGCTGTTTAAGGTGAAGCAGGGCTGA
- the secA gene encoding preprotein translocase subunit SecA, with protein MLSFLIKRFSGRHYRKFLESCRPIVARINELETSYQSLSDEQLRAKTDDFRARLAAATDKRAALEQVLPEAFATVKNAARRLLGRTIVVCEHELVWDMVHFDVQLIGGIALHQGKIAEMATGEGKTLVATLPLYLNALVGRNSQLVTVNDYLARRDSEWMGYIYNFLGITVGCIQQQMPPDLRREMYNRDITYGTASEFGFDYLRDNGMATRKEDQVQRDHWYCIVDEIDSILVDEARTPLIISGPAPIEREQPFTRLLPPVNDLVNAQVRLCNKIVTEARELLEKADAKPEQKQLAARKLLQVKMGHPKNKQLLRVMETPEWRKLLDKVETEMNSDLNKEELYRIKEELFFVIDERQHQADLTEIGRTKLRPDNPDAFVLPDLATEFSELDKNAAMTPEEREAQKLTSQQRYADVSEDIHAISQLLRAYSLYERDVEYVVQEGKVMIVDENTGRVMPGRRWSDGLHQAVEAKEGVTIERETRTYATITIQNYFRMYEKLAGMTGTAETEATEFNDIYRLAVQVIPTNKPCIRVDKNDSIFKTRRDKYAAVVREIEGANKRGQPVLVGTVSVESSEVLSRMLKRAGIIHTVLNAKFHAQEADIVARAGQRGAVTIATNMAGRGTDIKLGEGVRDLGGLYVVGTERHESRRIDRQLRGRCSRQGDPGMTKFFLSLEDDLMRLFLQGNLASRLMEGSMQEGEELEHPWLNRSIESAQKKVEQQNYSIRKRLLQYDDVLNQQREVIYGIRNAAIHADRPKDIIFEQIEEELINRLEAVGLDDRAGPSKAALESFVGWANSHFPISLRVEEVTGTVEGLAALLLERIKKAYAVKESVEIPDALGALERYVVINAIDHHWQEHLTEMEDLRKSIGLRSYGQKDPLVEYKSEAYRYFEELMNNVRLQICTGLFRSASNLESFENMLALLSRTARAVGPSDVPTPAAPGTVATSVRPAMAGRSEAAATATAEPEQEIQLPKVTIRRETPKVGRNDPCPCGSGKKYKNCHGR; from the coding sequence ATGCTGTCGTTCCTCATCAAACGTTTTTCCGGTCGGCACTACCGCAAGTTCCTCGAATCGTGCCGGCCGATCGTGGCCCGCATTAACGAACTGGAAACGTCCTATCAGTCGCTCAGCGATGAGCAGTTGCGCGCGAAGACCGATGATTTCCGCGCCCGGCTCGCGGCAGCGACCGACAAACGTGCGGCTCTCGAGCAGGTCCTGCCCGAAGCTTTTGCGACCGTAAAAAACGCCGCCCGCCGTCTCTTGGGCCGGACCATCGTCGTGTGCGAACATGAGCTGGTCTGGGATATGGTCCACTTTGATGTCCAGTTGATCGGCGGCATCGCGCTGCACCAAGGCAAGATTGCGGAAATGGCGACCGGCGAAGGCAAGACGCTCGTTGCGACGCTCCCGTTGTACCTGAACGCACTCGTCGGCCGGAACTCGCAACTCGTCACCGTCAACGACTATCTCGCCCGGCGCGACTCGGAGTGGATGGGATACATCTACAACTTCCTCGGCATCACCGTCGGTTGTATTCAGCAGCAGATGCCGCCGGATCTGCGGCGGGAGATGTACAACCGAGACATTACCTACGGCACGGCCAGCGAGTTCGGCTTTGATTACCTGCGCGACAACGGCATGGCCACGCGCAAGGAGGACCAGGTGCAGCGCGACCATTGGTACTGCATCGTCGATGAAATCGACTCGATCCTCGTCGACGAAGCACGGACGCCGCTGATCATCTCCGGCCCGGCGCCGATCGAGCGCGAGCAACCGTTCACGCGGCTGCTGCCGCCAGTCAATGATCTGGTCAACGCGCAGGTGCGGCTTTGCAACAAGATCGTCACCGAGGCGCGCGAACTACTCGAAAAAGCGGACGCCAAACCCGAACAGAAACAGCTGGCCGCTCGCAAGCTGCTCCAGGTGAAAATGGGGCACCCCAAGAACAAGCAGTTGCTGCGGGTCATGGAAACGCCCGAATGGCGCAAGCTGCTCGATAAGGTGGAAACCGAGATGAACTCGGACCTGAACAAGGAGGAACTCTATCGTATCAAGGAGGAGCTTTTCTTTGTCATCGATGAGCGCCAGCACCAGGCCGACCTGACGGAGATCGGCCGCACCAAGCTTCGCCCTGACAATCCGGATGCGTTCGTCCTGCCTGACCTGGCGACGGAGTTCAGCGAACTCGATAAGAACGCGGCGATGACGCCGGAGGAGCGGGAGGCGCAGAAGCTCACGTCGCAGCAGCGTTATGCCGACGTGTCGGAGGATATTCACGCGATTTCACAGCTGCTCCGGGCGTATTCGCTGTACGAACGCGACGTGGAGTACGTCGTGCAGGAAGGCAAGGTGATGATCGTCGACGAGAACACCGGCCGTGTGATGCCGGGCCGACGCTGGTCGGACGGTCTGCATCAGGCGGTCGAGGCGAAGGAAGGCGTGACCATCGAGCGCGAGACACGCACCTACGCGACGATCACGATCCAAAATTACTTCCGCATGTATGAGAAACTTGCGGGCATGACGGGCACGGCGGAGACGGAAGCGACCGAGTTCAATGACATCTATCGGCTGGCAGTGCAGGTGATCCCGACCAACAAGCCCTGTATCCGCGTCGACAAGAACGACTCGATCTTCAAGACCCGCCGCGACAAATACGCTGCGGTCGTGCGCGAGATCGAAGGGGCGAACAAGCGCGGCCAGCCGGTGTTGGTCGGCACCGTGTCGGTCGAATCGTCGGAGGTGCTTTCCCGCATGCTCAAGCGCGCGGGGATCATCCATACCGTGCTGAACGCGAAATTCCACGCGCAGGAAGCGGACATCGTCGCCCGCGCGGGCCAACGCGGCGCGGTGACGATCGCAACCAACATGGCCGGCCGCGGCACGGACATCAAACTGGGCGAGGGCGTGCGCGACCTCGGCGGCTTGTATGTCGTCGGCACCGAGCGGCACGAGTCCCGGCGCATCGATCGCCAGCTGCGGGGCCGCTGCTCCCGCCAAGGCGACCCGGGCATGACGAAGTTTTTTCTCTCGCTCGAGGACGACCTGATGCGGCTGTTCCTGCAGGGTAATCTCGCCTCGCGTTTGATGGAGGGATCGATGCAGGAAGGCGAGGAACTCGAGCATCCCTGGCTCAACCGCTCGATCGAATCGGCCCAGAAAAAGGTCGAGCAGCAGAACTACTCAATCCGTAAGCGGCTGCTCCAGTACGACGACGTGCTGAATCAACAGCGCGAGGTCATCTACGGAATCCGCAATGCGGCGATCCACGCGGACCGCCCGAAGGACATTATTTTCGAGCAGATCGAGGAAGAGTTGATCAACCGCCTGGAAGCGGTCGGGCTCGACGATCGCGCCGGACCTTCCAAGGCGGCCCTGGAAAGCTTCGTCGGCTGGGCCAACTCGCATTTCCCCATCAGCCTGCGCGTGGAGGAGGTGACCGGGACGGTGGAGGGGCTGGCCGCCCTGTTGCTGGAACGGATCAAAAAGGCTTACGCGGTGAAGGAGTCGGTCGAGATCCCGGATGCGCTGGGCGCGCTCGAGCGCTACGTCGTGATTAACGCGATCGACCATCACTGGCAGGAACACCTGACGGAGATGGAGGACCTGCGGAAGAGCATTGGCCTGCGCAGCTACGGCCAGAAGGATCCATTGGTCGAATACAAGAGCGAGGCCTACCGCTACTTTGAGGAGCTGATGAACAACGTCCGCCTGCAGATCTGCACGGGACTGTTCCGCAGCGCCTCCAATCTGGAATCCTTCGAAAACATGCTCGCGCTGCTGAGTCGGACCGCGCGCGCGGTCGGGCCGTCGGATGTGCCAACACCGGCTGCGCCTGGCACGGTAGCAACGTCGGTGCGACCGGCGATGGCCGGTCGAAGCGAAGCGGCCGCAACGGCCACGGCCGAGCCCGAACAGGAGATTCAGCTGCCCAAGGTGACGATCCGACGAGAGACGCCGAAGGTCGGCCGCAACGATCCGTGTCCGTGCGGCAGCGGGAAGAAATACAAGAACTGCCACGGCCGCTGA